Sequence from the Psilocybe cubensis strain MGC-MH-2018 chromosome 10, whole genome shotgun sequence genome:
ATCAAATATGCCTTTCTTGATGAACCCGCTGTTATTTACTTTAGTCTGGATGCCCTTCCGAATAGTTTCCCAGACATCTGGTACACCGACCATAATTGACGGTCGGAAAGCGCAGATGTCACCCTTGCAATTTCGCACCGACGCGTCCGTCAGTGTCTTTACACGTCCATATCCAGATGGCATGCCGACAAAAAGGATGGTGAGTTCGACCATATATTCCATGACGTGCGCGAGGGGTAGGTACGCCAGGTAGCTGTCGTCGTAGGTCAGATGGTGGCCGATGAGCACGTAAACGGCGCCGACGGATGCGATGAGGTTCGAATGGGTGATACACACGCCTTTGGGTGGGCCTGTGCTGCCGCTAGTATACATGATCATGGCAAGGTCGTCGGGTTTGGGACGGCGTCCTCGAAGGGTTTCTGTAGACAGTGTTCTTCCTATTTCCCGAAGCTTGTCCAAACTGAAGATCTTAAGCGTTTCCCTCACCGAGTGGAGATCGTCAATGACCGCCTGGCTGGGTTCTCCATCGAACACGATGTATTTGATTGTAGGTGTTTTGGCCAGTACCCTGTGCAACGTCGGCAAGAGCTCCGCGTTTGTGAACAGCGCGACGCATTCAGGCTCATTGAGTGAATGTGCCAAACCATCTTCACCGAGAGTGTCGTAGCTCGTTGCCATAATCACAGAAATAGAGACAATCGCGTGTGCCATGATTTGCCAGTTTGGACTGGCAGCCGACTTTTATCAGTCGCGACATTACGGACGGGGTTGGTATACAATAACTCACCTTGTCTGTGCGTATACGTTGAAAACGTCTCCTCCTGTTATACCAAGATGCACAAGTGCCCGAGCGACTTCTGAAACGGCTTCTTCCAATTCAATGAAGCTGATATACTTGTAATCAGTGAGCTCGAAGTACTTCCAGATCTTCTTCTGCGTCACTTCCTTCCCATCTATGACTTTCTTtacttccttttcctcctcgACGATCTTGACGACATCCCTCCATCCAAGAGCTTTCCTGTTTCCGTGTTTCTCTGAAGCGTAGGTGATAACATCGTATACAGTGTTTATCCCATCTAACGGTCTCTCCACGAGTCCAGCCTCCGCCAACCTGCACCGTCGGGTAGGCCCTTCTCCTGGCTTTGTGGGAGGAGAAATTTCTACAGACCCAGGGCCGTAATATCCAGGTTTATTGGTGCGGACGTGGGCCATCtcgttgaagttgaagtcgACGTGGAGGAAAGAGTCTGCTGCAAATAGCAACAAAAAATCTAGTCTTGGATTTGGTGGAGTTGCTATAGTAAATTGCCATCAGATTCAAGGATCACAAAACCACCCGATAAACTATCGTACGTTGCGATTGGAAGGGATTGGCGGCGGGCGCGGTAATCTGCGGTAATTTGTTGCTAGTGATTGCGCGACTATAGCCAGCGAGTGCACGATGGGCACGATGGGTGGATGATATCGAAGAAAATCTTGGGTGGGTCGTCCGTCGCCAAAGAGCTTGCTTTATCTATTTCCTAAAGTCAACCAAAAGGTTGTCTCGCTCGAATGATTGTCCAGGATTAAGTGCACACCACTTAAAGATTCTCGATTAAACTACCTTCGTAAGTTGCGAGTGTTTTCAGGATCCGGGGTCGACGAGACGATAGCTGGACGACTCTTCTAGTTTGAAGCCAATCGATGTCGATCAACATTTTGGGAAGTTTAGCCAAAGTTCACATTTCCGCAAATTTTGATCATAGGAGATCCAAATTCATAATTAGGGTGCCGAAATGTTTCTCTTTATGAGCTGAAAGAGGTTGAATTATGGGTATGAATACCGAGGGATCAAGATTTAGCAGGAAATGCCGTGGAAGAGTAAGGGAGACCTTTTTACAGGCTTTTTGCAGAGCGTAACGAATCACATGATCGTATAAATTGACGCGTCGCATTGATAGGGGTACTATCTGACATAGAACGCGTCGCTCGAAGAACAAAAATATGCAATCTAACCTATTCTATTGAGACAAAAGCTCCTCCTGTATTGTACTTATTCATATTTTGGACATCATAAATAAAATCTATTGTCTCAGACGAACCAAATCAATTTCATGCCTTTCTAAAGTGGACGGACCTCTTGAACGACTCCTTTAATAAGGCGCAATTTTTATACTGTCGAAATTCACTGATAGGacaattgacttgactttaTATATGCACTCATATGAGATAATAGAAGTATGCTTAGTACCTTCTGGGTCCGAAGAAAATGTGCTATATTGGTTTTTGATATCAACTTACTAGTAGCGTCAAcctagtagtagtagtagtagtatgCCACATAACAGTTCTAGAGGCACTGAGACATGTGAGGAGGGTAGATTGATGGCTCTCTGTAAAAATGTAACCTTCTAACTAGCCTTTCCTGGTGGACCTATCGTGACAAAGCATTGGGACGTATACGTATATAGCTCTTAACGTGACTTCAGGAGTCGCTTGACTTAGCCGTAAAGTGGTTCAGTTCATCCTGTAAGGCACACCAAGCATCTCGGTCACCAACTGCCGTGGAAATCCGACATTTCCCCTAAAGTCCCATAATAAACACGTCTCGCGGACACGACTGTATTCATTATCATGGACCCAGTCGTCTATAAATATAGTGAGTAGTTGAGCCGGTGTAGAGTAACCTTCTCTACAAACACTTATTGAGGTGGTGGTTTTCTCATCGAAAATTGTTTCGTTGAGCTTCCGCAGCAAGTTACTGAAATAGATGTTAGAACGTTTAGTCAAACCGTTCAATCTTCTAGAGACTGGGGCTCAATTAAAAGCCTTTAATGAACATCGTATATTAATGAAAGAGTGTCGCAACATACCGTACCCCAAATGAAATTTGCCAATACAGTTAGAAACAAGGTGCGCCCCTTCTTTCAATATAAAGCAGCTCGTGCCATGCAAGCAACAGAAGATTGAATGATCCCAGAATACCATAGCGTAAAGTTCCTTCATCAGGGTTCAGATGCCGGACAGGGACTGAATGCATCAAAGGATATACCAGTGGAGTACACACCTTTCTACGCTCACGCGCTGCCGCATTCTGCGTCGAAGAACCATCAAACAGGACCAAGGTTGAGCCATGAAGTGaaaatcatcatcaagcTATCAAACAACTCGGCTTAGTAGATGGTTCACCTTCTCCAACCCTTGACCCACCCATGGGCCTCTGAACAAGACCTTTGGACGATGTCTGACTAGATACTAAACAAATCTACACGCGTGTTTGATGCAGGATGCTATGGCCGTTACGAAAACCTTGAAAGCGCAGTTACCCCGCTGCAAACCGCCGCCAAGGTCTCTTAAGCGTCAGCAGCTTTCATGTGGACGCTTGGCAACATACAGATGGCATGAATTTGAAGTTTCTGATATCTGTAGTTCTGGAATTTGACAAATACTCTTATCCACATCTTAGTCTTCTTGAGATAAGTAGTATCGTTATCGCAGTGTCAAACTAATGCATTGATCTATCCCGTGAACAGCGAAGAGAGATCATCGCCGGTGACCTTTTGGATATTAGCGAAGATTGTACTCGGTGTGGAGTTATTTTTGAATCCTATCAACGCATGTGACTCTGCCGCAGAAGTCGAAAAGTGCTGACAAAATCGACAGGAGAATATGAGGGCCCCAGTTCATAATTTACACGCTCAGTGATGCATATATCATGACAGTTGACGCTTCTAGACTATTTCGAAAGTAATCATAGAAACGACAACCGTTGAAGAATTGGTGAAGAATCCAAGGGTGCTCACATCTTTTACTTCCACTGACACATAGCTAGCACCAGTACATTGGCCCTTCGACACAAATCCGCATCTTTGGTGAACATCCGTGAGCATTTTTTGAATGTACACGGAGGCAGATACCAGGCCTTGCATGATGCAGCATGAGCAAATttgaaaaaaggaaaaaaagaagcttCGTCAAGAAAGAAGATAGGGGAGAAATTCCATAAAAAATCAGAACACGACCGGCGGGGCTACCCACGAAACGCCGTATATACTACACGAGGTAGATAGTTATGCAAACGGCTGAAAAGCAAAGGGACACTGGTCACGTATGTGTGAAGCTCATGCGTATTTTGCATAAGGCGAAAAGGGTCGCGGCAGACTTGCCAGACGATCAAGGGCCCTCACCTTCAATTTGCCGAGCGGAGTGTATTCGTGTTTAACCCTATGCCCCAACATCCAACTTCGCCCACAAGGCTTAAATTTTTAGCTTCGAAGGAGCCATGCTCGAACCCCACCCTGCACAACGACTTGATGATTATTACGGGTTTCCATGAATAACCACTGAATCGAATAGGTGAATTTTTGGTGGACGGACATGCTGGCATCCAAATTAACGACGGATCTTTCCACTAGCAACTCCACGAATAAAGAAAGTCGCGCAGGTGCTTGCAGAGAGATTGTTGTATGCTGTACAGCAGCATGCTATCTCTGCCCGTGCGCGTCGTACGAGGAGAAGCAAAGCCGGTGCATTCTAAACGCAAATCCAATCATTAGTGCACTTCCCTGACACAACGAGAATCTGATGCGCAGAATGGAACCTCTGAAGAACttgtgaaaaaaagagagggTGGTGTTCGAATTTGTCCTTGCCATCGGATCAGCGGAGCGGCAAAATCGTTTCTctgctcgaaaaaaaaattcgacGTGGTGATTCCAGGGTGCGGTGATTCGTGAACAGGTTGCTGGGAGGGAGCACGCTTGCACAGTGCTGCACATTGACACGACGCACGTCTACGCAGTCTGTCCACGCAGAAATGATGGAGTGGAATCGTGGAACACAATAATAAGCCTGTGCGAATTCGCGAAGGCACGGCACAGAAATGGAATCGTATCACCGTACCGTAACCGCATTTATTGCGATGCAGACAATTGGTGTCCACGTTGTGACTTTGGTGAAGATGGTAGTAGGacacgtcgtcgtcgtgaaCAACCATGGATCATCCGAGGTAGAGATATCCCACTGTTAATTTAGTCAGTAATGATCCTTACTTGTTCTTTATCTTCGAGGTCGCTCCGGGTGACTATATCACagccaaaaaaaacataGGAGTGCATATCAGTACCCGTAATACATCAAAAAATAGGAATTGCACCCACAACACAGAGACTTCACACAAGTCCagaagtcaaaaaaaaaaataatctCCTATTTGAAATCGAATCGAATCACAGACGTACAAAAAAACTCGTACACCTGCAACGCAACTcggaccaaaaaaaaaagagaatttaaataaacacaaagcGCACTATGTTGATTGATAAGTAAATAACTATAACACGAACTACGCGTAATATACACAGGTGTTGGGGCAGAGAGGCTCGGTCGAGGAGAGGGGCTCGATGCGATAaatgagaagaaagaaagaggaggaaaaaggaaaatttTAAATAGATAATCATTTCGTCGTTGGTTTGGATTGATTGAGGATAAGACAGGAgatgcttttttcttctcttttggGGACTCGGGAACGCGCAAGCCCTTCGCGATAGGGATAGGAGACTCGGTATACAGTAATGTTGAGAGgcggagagagagaggaaaagaaagaagagaaaagaggtATATGAAATGTGTATGTGCTACAGACGCAAATCAGACaagtgatgatgatgacgatgatgcaTGGTCGAgccgaggaagatgaaaaagaggagaaaaaaatgaaaaagacaagataaccaagaaaggaacagagacaggaagaaaagggaatCGACCAAGCAGTTGAATGGTTAGTTAGGTCATGGTGTTAGAGTGTTGGAGGTGTAGAGGAGCAGTCGGAGTCAAGCATGAAGCACACAACGGAAGTGCCAGTGATTTCTCTCTTTGTTCGTTTTGATTCTGCGTAAACGTAGAAACAAAAATGTACACCTAAATCGGTATGAAGAGAAAGCATCCACGCTGCAGGGACGACGACGGGCGACAACGACTGAAGACGATCGTTGGTTGGTCAGGGTAGTCGTTCAAGGTAGTGGGTGGTGACATGTCGGCGAATGGATGGATAATCGCCCGAACACGCGATTGGGTTGCATGTATAGATATagttgcaaaaaaaagaggaaagaagcaTAGCatgtcgatgatgatgatggaagtCGTAAAAGATGAAGTGATTGCTGAGACGGACAATATGGAAAAATGCGAGAATTGCTGTATGCTGGGGACCATGAGATGCTGGATAGGGGtgacaaaaaaatgaaaaggaggaaaagagaaGTTTGGAGCTCGAAAGCAATGCgatgataaaagaaaaaaaaatttaggAGTGaggaagtaaaaaaaaagttggaaTCTAAGTTAGAGATCCagatgaggacgatgacgagggGAACATTGAACAATTGCGACAGGAAAAGGggtcgtggtcgtggaaCGGTCGTAGGCGGAAACGAAGATGGGAATTGCGGACGGACGGAGGAAAGAAATATATGCGACAGAGAACGAGAACCATGCAATGTAATGTGTTTGGAATCAGTCCATGatggagagagaaaaagatggagagatggagagaaAGTCCGCTGGGAAtgtaaaagcaaaaaagcaaCAAAACGATGACACACATGCCCCCAAAAAGAAGATCCACGAATGAAAACAAGACAGCGGAGACGACGATACTGGGCTTCATGCGCTACTCCGAACAGCCCAGCTGCCCAAAGACAGCAAGCACACGCAGCGGTCGCTTAACAACAGAGCGGACAAGAAAAGAGAACATCGGCAAATATCACCCGAGCACCTCACTGGAAATACGACTCAAACATCCCAGAGCCGATTCCACTGGAGCTGCTCGCGCTGCTCTCCGGACTGCCCTTGTTTGACTCCTCCGACAGCGCCATCGGCGGGTGCAAGTACGTAGAGAAAAGGCTCTCCTCATCCTGCAGAGCCATCGGTGGATGGTGCAAGTAATCCATAGGTGAATCCTCATCGGCCGCaccactgctgctgctgacactgctgctgctgctgctggtgctaTTACTTCCGCTCGCACTGCTCGCGCTCCCGCTGGCATTCGCTCCTGCGGAGGACGACGCCGacgtgctgctgctgctgctattCGCCTCGCTGCTTGTACCGGAGTTGAACAGGCCCGGCTCGTTGTCGGTGTTGCTCTGAGGCATCATGGGCGGGTGCCAGAACGTGTTGCCCGAGCCACGAAGTGCAGGACCCTGGTTAATCGTCCCGTTGCTGTTATACGTGCTGAACGGGAACTCCATCGACGCCCGCTTCGAGTGAGACGTAGATGCGGATGACGTCGAGCTGAAGCTGTCGCCGCTGTACGAGCCAAACGAAACAGCGGACGAGGGTGGCTCGGACGTTGAATCCGTGCTCATGCGGCGACGCTTCGTCGAGCGCGGGCTGAGAGTAAGTTCAGCGTCAGCGGGAGAATCATTGTTGTGGAAGGGCAATGCGTCGGAGGCGATGTTGCCGTAGAGTGTCATGAGGTAATCGGGATGGTAGGGACCAGGGTATGCGAGCTGGAAGGGGTTCGGGCCACCGTAGTTAGGCGCTTGTGCGCTGTCAGTACTGCCGCCCAAGGCGCCAAGAAGCTCGGATGACGATGTGGTGTTACGGTACTCGCCGTCGTCCGTGTATTCATACGTCATCTGTGTGGTCGAGTCCGGGGCCAGAGTGGGTGATCCATCTCGAACTGGAGACGTGCGGCGGCTGACGCCAGGGCTCGCAGAGGGTGTATCTTCAGTGCCATTACCGGACCGTCGAGCATCATGTCTAGAGCGTTTACGGATGACATCGGACTTCATGGAGATAGGCCGCGCTGAACCGTGCAACTTGTAGTACAACCCACAACTGTTCATGAGAAAGAATTTTGTTTTTAGCAAAAGGGGATAGGAGATAATCGCAAAGATAATATCAAAATAAAAACGTACGCATTGCAGACCGTCTTGCCCTCGTCGTCTTTTCTCCAGAGAGGAGTCGCCGTTGTATGGCAGTTGTAGCATTGAGCTGCCACTGAGGGCCGAACTTGATTTTCAATAAAGCGCGGCACTTTCGGCAGTGGACAGCAGAACTTACCCATGACATCTACTGCTTCCTGACGAGGCGTGGCCGAAGCTCTACTCTCTCCATGAGAATTGCGCATGCTCTTGGGGCGAGGTCGCTTGTGCTGTGAAAAGAACCAGAAAAAATACACacaaaacatataattagCACGAGAAAAAATTGCGACAACGCTaagacaaagaagaagagaaggaaaaaaaaagaaaagatcaCGAACCAGCTTGCAGTAGAGACCACATGCGTTGCAGTTCAGCTCATCGTTGAGTCCCCTTCTCCATAGAGGAGTATGTGTGGCACCGCAGTTTGAGCATTCGGCCTTGAGGCCGCCGGGTGCAGAGTTACCCAAAGTCGATCCAGGGCCGCCTCGCAGCAGTGCAGGGTTCAGGCTGGTGGCAGTCGCCCCGGGGTTGGCAGACCGAGTGACCGTTTGCGTGCGCAAAGTGAGAGTTGGCCTTCCGGTGGGCGTGCTCGAGCGCGTGCCGTAGATAGAATTAATGCGTGAAGGAGAAACAGTTTCTGGCAAGATATCCTTGACCGTCTGAGAGACGGGAGGAAGATGTCTGAACGCAGAGAGCTTGCGCGCAGTGCTGGGCGCTGGGGAGAGTTGatcaatgtcttcatcttcgctgacggcggcggcagcaacaagttcttcttctgtcGGAATATTGAACGTCCTCATGGGTACCTTGGTGAGATACGAGAGGGTGGAGAGCGAAGGAACTGTAGGTGCGCTGGTAGTAACGGGAACAGGGCTGGTGGCCACTGGGGCGGAAGTCGAAGGCGCGGAAGATGTGACAGGGGCGTTATAGGTGCCCATGACGACGTCCTGTTGAGGACCTGCGTTGGTGGATTgggcaggagcaggagcgtCGACTTTTTCAGCCGCACCATCTGTGTGGGCGGCAGGCGCAGACTTGTTTTctgcggtggtggaagaaaTGGCTTCGGCAATCTGGGAAGACCAGTCAGAAACAGTGTGAGTGGCGTCACCATCGTGGTTGCTTTCGTTGGAGGAATCGTCATTAAATAGAAGATCATCGAGAGCTAGCTCGATGGTAGGACGGGAGATACTGAACTGGTCGGTGTTTCCAGAGGGGTTGAACCCTTCGCCGTAATTCATGCGGTTCGTGACAGTAGGTGTGGCGTAAAGTAATGCAGATGGGCCAAAATTGTTGTTGAAAAGTCCAGGGAAGTGAAGAGAGGCAGTAGATGAGGATGCAGTCGTGTTGGTAGCAGTCGTGGTAGTAGTAgtcgtcgaagtcgaagtcgaagtcgcGGGAGCTGTGGCGGTGGTGGCAGGGGCGTCACCATCGGCCATGACAGTGTCCTCCTGAGTGACCTTGGGAGCTCGTGCTCGCTTGGAGAACTCGGAAGAAGGCTTGGTGTCTGGCTTCTTCACAGGCGCCGTTGAGAGCGACTGGGCTGGCTGATCGACGCTGAAAGTGAACTGCATGCGCTTAATTGTGCCAGGTTGGGCGTTCTGGCTGGCTTCGCGGCTGCGCTCCTTTTCGACTGCGCGCTGCCTGATCATGTCGGTGGAGTGGTTGCGTTTGAAGTCGGGGGCCTCCAGCTCCTCTATGCTCCTGTAGAGACGCCGAAAAAACGTTAGGGTCAAGGGTTATTTGATATAGGGCGCTTAGCGACGTACCGCCCCTTCTCCTTGTCGAGCTTGTCGCCCATGCACTTACTGAGCTTCTTGAACTCACGCTTTGATCTTGCATTGTCGGTGTCGACCATGAGGTTCTGGAGATGCCATAGCCTCCAGCTCAAGTTCTCGAGTCTTTGGCCCTGTTCGAGGTAACTGGCGACCTTGGTACAGACCTGAGAGGAATGAGACGGCGAGAATAGAAGATCGGGGTTCAGAAGACAGACCTTCCATGTCTTGGTCAGAGATTCTGTGTCATTGAGGTTGCTGAACGCGACAAAAGACTTGTTTCCCTAAAGAGAGCAACGggagcaaaaagaaagggaaaaaaaaagggaaaaaaaatGAGTGAACACgatcaaagaaaaagatcGGTTGCACAAAGGCGACCAACTTTGAACTTGAGATTGAGGATAGAGGGCATTAGCAGCAAAGACTGGGCGGCAGAGAGAGAAAGGGGAACGGGGATGGCGAGGGAGAGCGAGATGGGTTATAGGCAGACGGTGCTCAGCTGAACCAAACTCGGCTTTGATGCACGTTGCAAATACCCATTTATTCCAAATTGTAGAAAACAAGTTATCTCGAGCCGAATGCCGATCCACAGTCTGAACCGGTTCGTTTTCCCCGATCTTCTTCCGTCTCGTTCATTAACACAGAAAACATATCGCAGAGCAGTAATAATGCCCACTGCCCTGCCTCTATCACGCGACCCTCCCTCCCACATTCCCTTGCCTCGAGGCTGCCATCGCTGATACCGCGCCCGGCTATCATCTCTTGCGCGCCTCCAATATCATATCCTTATTCTTCAGCGCACGCTATTCCAATTTAACCCGCCTTATATCACTAATAACCAACTTTATTCTACACCATGAGCACATAATTATCTTTACGCTCATCCTGCGTCCCAAGGCCCACCAACGCCCCGGACACGGACCCTCGAGCGCTTCCAAGCTCTCTGTCCTCCGAGTCCCGAGTCTGTCTCAGGGCCCTCCCACTTCTCTATTCTGAGCAGGCACCATAATACGTACACTGGCTATTCTAAGACTACCGTTTTCATTTGCGAGGATTCATCGCGATTTCCACAACGCACCAGCCTCGAGGTGATAACATTGAATCTTGACACTGACATAGATACGAGAATTAACATATCAACCAACGAACGTTGGCTTCCTCCTCGATGCATCACAGTACATGTACCCCTACTAGTAGCAATACGTTGCTAATCGAATCTATACAAAGACCGTATCTATGGGTGAAACCGCGATCAActaaaaaaaacatacacgCATACACCTGCTCGAGCGATACCTCGCGAGAGAGAGGCATCATAAGAAGTCATGACAGCCACGAAACGCAACGAAAAATCTGCCCCAAGCACGACAGATCCGCGGGCTGCATCTGACCGCCGGGCAATGTTGGCACACAAACGTAAAACATACAAGGACCCTTTCCATTGTATCGAAACAAGAAATGAACAATCCACCGCCGACTCCCACTCACGAATCGAGTCAAAAAGCACGACAGATGCATATTAACTAAACAGCTCCCGTACCGTGCAGCAAGCGAGAGAAGATACAAGGGAGAATtaaagggaaggggaagagggTCCACCATCTGAAGAGTCCTATAGAACACTCCTTGGATACAAATACATACCAGTGTTAAGAGATCAGACACAAGACCGGACACTGCGGGTACGAGCGAAaggtaaaaaagaaaaaagaaagaacagAAGCGACAATAAAGCCAACCCAAACCATGGTACCATTAGTCCATCCAACCGCCACAGAATACCCCATCCCCAACATAGCCACTGAAACCATAAATTATAATACCATACCCCACCGAATGGAAAACTGGCAACCCACAGCATAGAAGTCCGGGCCACTTGATCGATAACGGCTTTGCCAACTTCCCATTTTGCTAATTGGCCACTCTGGAGACTTGCGAGTTTTGTGTGTTTGCTTCCCACACAACTCGACCTACCGCATCTATCCTTCGATGTCCATCGATAAGCTGTCACGTCTAAAATAAGCCATATCTCCCAAAGAATTCTGAGAGAGACTCGTCATGAGTCATACTCTCTCGAGCCGAGAAATCGAACCGCCCGAGAGGAACCGAACCAGGCACCACGTCCCTCATGTCGTGATCAATAATCAAGAATGGGCATTGAGCCGTTCCCGCGAAGATCCAATGCACACTTGATAGCCTCGAATGCTTTGGGGAGTCGAGCCGGGCCATGTTCGCCACAAGCGCATGATGTGAATGATGTCATGGACAGGGGTTAATCCATCCCAGAAAAGGCTCTTCAAATTGCACCAAACCCCAAGCGCAAAAGGACTGGTGGGGAGAGGACGCGCCCGAGCAGGATGGCCGATGAAGAAGCAAGAGTGTGTTAATCATCACTATGCAGGATGCGGGGTAAGCTTAAGCCACCGTCCACCACGAGCATCAGAGCATAATAGACAGCCCACAGTCCTCTCTGAGATGAGAAAAAACAGGTGATCCACCATATAGGTAGCCGCTGTCTCCTTATGTCCGAGTTTCCCGAACGGGAAATTGTGAATAGCCAAGTTCGCGCTTAAGCCACGAGCCAAGCCCCATAACGTGCGCCATAGAGATCATGCAACTGGTCTTTTGCTGACGGCAGCCAATTACCGACAGCCCAGGCGGGACGCGCAGGGCGCAGGGCGTAGCTGCCCGTACCAGGTTTCATAACCTAGAATGAATTCGGCCCCAGAGGCATTTGCAAATCGGGCCGTGCTTGacgaaaaaaagacaaaaaccATCAAACTCGAAGTGCAATAAATCCATCACGCCAGCCAAGCCAAGAGAGAGAACACCAATGGCATGCGCGTTTCTGTCAGCAGTTTGGATTTGCGGTGTGCCAGAGACATCAGAAATGGGATATTGTGGGGTTTGTGATTCTAGAGGGCTAGGCTGGTGTAAGCATTCGGGAAGGGCGTGCCGATGTGTCCCACCGGGTTCATTGTCTTCACATCATGATGGCTTGATGGAAACCAGGAAGAATAGCAAAGCAAATGGATCGTCACTAgtctgcttctttctttattttcCCTTCTGAGCCCTCATCACTAAAGGAGAAGCAAAGCCAAGTGACAGAAGCCCGCAATCGCGACATGATTGCGAGGAGGAACAGCGAGATA
This genomic interval carries:
- a CDS encoding GATA-binding factor 1-A, translated to MPSILNLKFKGNKSFVAFSNLNDTESLTKTWKVCTKVASYLEQGQRLENLSWRLWHLQNLMVDTDNARSKREFKKLSKCMGDKLDKEKGRSIEELEAPDFKRNHSTDMIRQRAVEKERSREASQNAQPGTIKRMQFTFSVDQPAQSLSTAPVKKPDTKPSSEFSKRARAPKVTQEDTVMADGDAPATTATAPATSTSTSTTTTTTTATNTTASSSTASLHFPGLFNNNFGPSALLYATPTVTNRMNYGEGFNPSGNTDQFSISRPTIELALDDLLFNDDSSNESNHDGDATHTVSDWSSQIAEAISSTTAENKSAPAAHTDGAAEKVDAPAPAQSTNAGPQQDVVMGTYNAPVTSSAPSTSAPVATSPVPVTTSAPTVPSLSTLSYLTKVPMRTFNIPTEEELVAAAAVSEDEDIDQLSPAPSTARKLSAFRHLPPVSQTVKDILPETVSPSRINSIYGTRSSTPTGRPTLTLRTQTVTRSANPGATATSLNPALLRGGPGSTLGNSAPGGLKAECSNCGATHTPLWRRGLNDELNCNACGLYCKLHKRPRPKSMRNSHGESRASATPRQEAVDVMAQCYNCHTTATPLWRKDDEGKTVCNACGLYYKLHGSARPISMKSDVIRKRSRHDARRSGNGTEDTPSASPGVSRRTSPVRDGSPTLAPDSTTQMTYEYTDDGEYRNTTSSSELLGALGGSTDSAQAPNYGGPNPFQLAYPGPYHPDYLMTLYGNIASDALPFHNNDSPADAELTLSPRSTKRRRMSTDSTSEPPSSAVSFGSYSGDSFSSTSSASTSHSKRASMEFPFSTYNSNGTINQGPALRGSGNTFWHPPMMPQSNTDNEPGLFNSGTSSEANSSSSSTSASSSAGANASGSASSASGSNSTSSSSSSVSSSSGAADEDSPMDYLHHPPMALQDEESLFSTYLHPPMALSEESNKGSPESSASSSSGIGSGMFESYFQ
- a CDS encoding Long-chain-fatty-acid--CoA ligase 2; the encoded protein is MAHVRTNKPGYYGPGSVEISPPTKPGEGPTRRCRLAEAGLVERPLDGINTVYDVITYASEKHGNRKALGWRDVVKIVEEEKEVKKVIDGKEVTQKKIWKYFELTDYKYISFIELEEAVSEVARALVHLGITGGDVFNVYAQTSPNWQIMAHAIVSISVIMATSYDTLGEDGLAHSLNEPECVALFTNAELLPTLHRVLAKTPTIKYIVFDGEPSQAVIDDLHSVRETLKIFSLDKLREIGRTLSTETLRGRRPKPDDLAMIMYTSGSTGPPKGVCITHSNLIASVGAVYVLIGHHLTYDDSYLAYLPLAHVMEYMVELTILFVGMPSGYGRVKTLTDASVRNCKGDICAFRPSIMVGVPDVWETIRKGIQTKVNNSGFIKKGIFDSAMAAKKHNIPLFAQLADSIVLGGVRAATGGRLRIAMSGGAAISQETQEFLSTALVTIIQGYGMTESCGMCAILPPELMRYCSVGLPVPSVDIKLRDVPDAGYFSSNEVQQGEICIRGPSVVAGYYKRPDLNSDETIFTKDGWLRTGDVGQWNADGTLSVIDRVKNLIKLATGEYIALERLESIYRSCNLVANICVLALPDAKQPVAVIIPHEGNIRLVLKAHDVDATAEFSELCKQHLVQEIIRTECNNVGKRNGFKPMELLQAVILTSDEWTPENGFVTAARKIQRSKISNVFKNQIVVWPVA